The Acidobacteriota bacterium genome window below encodes:
- a CDS encoding protein kinase — protein sequence MSRCPACAAELSSSSPFCPECGAPLGGDPTASSGPTLIHRKSSASSGSPTSDGRFPPGTMLLDRYRIVGRLGRGGMGEVFRADDMKLGQPVALKFLPADLERGSSMLARFHHEVKIARQVSHPNVCRVYDIAEADGQHFISMEYVDGEDLRSLLRRIGRLPEDKALQIARQMCAGLAAAHDKGVLHRDLKPANVMLDGEGRVRITDFGLAALAGEVIGADLRSGTPGYMAPEQVAGKEVSVASDIYALGLVLFELFTGKPAFRAESLPELMRQQESGVTSPSSFVHGLDRSVERVILACLARHPAERPSSALAVAAALPGGDPLAAALAAGETPSPEMVAASVVTGGLSARAGLISIVGAIAGLALIVLFGGAGGITSYTSLPKEPQVLAAEARALLGRTGHPEPAGDFIWGLSENKTYLDHLEKSTDPNRWKALGQGALAPIIFYYRQGPKPLLPLNPISNRMSLEDPPPGSPGIATVWTDTSGRLIRMEIVPPERAEPGGAPPGDADFSPLFAAAGLGIADLRRVPPGWNPPFHTDARLAWESVAAKRPELGVRVEAASYRGVPVFFRVIGPWEKPAESALDETTTGKRVAQFAGGLLLLSVLTGGFLLARRNVRLGRSDLRGAVRIAGVFVPLHMLAWLLYAKHAGEFGDLVGALLSTLAQTLFEGLMIFTLYLALEPFVRRRWPDAIVSWTRGLAGRFRDPLVGRDVLFGCLIGIGLRLWDQVGLQFPAWLGLAPSRPASIRLHALAGTRFLFGEFLDRQVHSIVPPMLLLILLLLLSIVLRRTWIAGAVVLAAFTLLTLPAAEYWFDAIGTLVFVGTLLLSLTRLGLLSTTVLFAVYTTLAGTLQTTDLSAWYASGTILSVLWVAALAGFGFYVALAGRPVLGTGWLPD from the coding sequence ATGAGCCGATGCCCCGCGTGCGCGGCCGAGCTGTCCTCATCGAGCCCGTTCTGTCCGGAGTGCGGGGCGCCCCTCGGCGGCGATCCCACCGCCTCGAGCGGGCCGACCCTGATCCACAGGAAGTCGTCCGCGTCGTCCGGCTCGCCGACCTCCGACGGACGGTTTCCGCCCGGGACGATGCTCCTCGATCGGTACCGGATCGTCGGCCGTCTGGGACGCGGCGGCATGGGCGAGGTCTTCCGCGCCGACGACATGAAGCTGGGCCAACCGGTCGCGCTCAAGTTTCTCCCCGCTGATCTCGAGCGGGGCTCCTCCATGCTCGCGCGCTTCCACCACGAGGTGAAGATCGCGCGGCAGGTCTCCCACCCGAACGTCTGCCGCGTCTACGACATCGCCGAGGCCGACGGGCAGCACTTCATCTCGATGGAGTACGTCGACGGAGAGGATCTGCGCTCGCTCCTCCGACGCATCGGGCGCCTCCCTGAGGACAAGGCGCTCCAGATCGCGCGTCAGATGTGTGCGGGGCTGGCCGCGGCCCACGACAAGGGAGTGCTGCACCGCGACCTGAAGCCGGCCAACGTCATGCTGGACGGCGAGGGACGGGTGCGGATCACCGATTTCGGTCTGGCGGCTCTGGCCGGCGAGGTCATCGGCGCCGATCTGCGGTCCGGCACGCCCGGGTACATGGCGCCCGAGCAGGTTGCCGGAAAGGAAGTCTCGGTCGCGAGCGACATCTACGCGCTCGGGCTCGTGCTGTTCGAGCTCTTCACCGGGAAGCCCGCCTTCCGCGCCGAGTCGCTGCCCGAGCTGATGCGACAGCAGGAATCGGGCGTCACCTCGCCCTCGAGCTTCGTCCATGGACTCGATCGCTCCGTCGAGCGGGTCATCCTCGCATGCCTCGCGCGGCATCCGGCCGAGCGACCCTCTTCGGCGCTGGCGGTCGCGGCCGCGCTTCCGGGGGGCGATCCCCTCGCCGCGGCGCTCGCGGCGGGGGAGACGCCGTCCCCCGAGATGGTCGCGGCCTCCGTCGTGACCGGAGGGCTCAGCGCCCGAGCGGGGCTGATCTCGATCGTCGGCGCGATCGCCGGCCTCGCCCTCATCGTCCTCTTCGGAGGCGCGGGGGGAATCACGAGCTATACGTCTCTTCCCAAGGAGCCCCAGGTTCTCGCCGCCGAGGCGCGAGCCCTGCTCGGCCGGACGGGCCATCCGGAGCCCGCGGGTGATTTCATCTGGGGACTGAGCGAGAACAAGACGTATCTGGACCACCTGGAGAAGTCGACGGACCCGAATCGCTGGAAGGCGCTCGGACAGGGGGCGCTCGCACCCATCATCTTTTATTACCGTCAGGGTCCGAAGCCTCTCCTGCCGCTGAACCCCATCTCGAATCGAATGTCCCTGGAGGATCCTCCGCCGGGCTCGCCCGGGATCGCGACCGTCTGGACCGACACGTCGGGGCGTCTCATACGGATGGAGATCGTTCCGCCGGAGCGCGCCGAGCCCGGCGGCGCGCCACCGGGCGACGCGGACTTCAGCCCGTTGTTCGCGGCGGCGGGACTGGGTATCGCGGATCTTCGCCGCGTTCCGCCTGGCTGGAACCCGCCGTTCCACACCGACGCGCGCCTCGCGTGGGAATCGGTCGCGGCGAAGAGACCCGAGCTCGGTGTTCGCGTGGAGGCGGCATCGTACCGGGGCGTTCCCGTCTTCTTCCGCGTGATCGGCCCGTGGGAGAAGCCGGCGGAATCGGCCCTGGACGAGACGACGACGGGCAAGCGCGTCGCCCAGTTCGCTGGGGGGTTGCTCCTCCTGAGCGTCCTCACCGGAGGATTCCTGCTCGCGCGCCGGAACGTCCGGCTCGGGCGGAGCGATCTCCGCGGCGCCGTCCGGATCGCGGGGGTCTTCGTCCCGCTGCACATGCTCGCCTGGCTGCTCTACGCCAAGCATGCCGGTGAGTTCGGGGACCTGGTCGGCGCCCTCCTCTCGACGCTTGCGCAGACGCTCTTCGAGGGGCTGATGATTTTCACCCTCTACCTCGCGCTGGAGCCGTTCGTCCGGAGGCGCTGGCCCGACGCGATCGTCTCGTGGACGAGGGGCCTGGCCGGACGCTTCCGCGATCCGCTCGTCGGAAGGGACGTCCTCTTCGGCTGCCTGATCGGCATCGGGCTGCGGCTTTGGGATCAGGTCGGCCTACAGTTTCCCGCGTGGCTCGGCCTGGCGCCGAGCCGGCCGGCCTCGATTCGCCTGCACGCACTCGCGGGAACACGCTTCCTCTTCGGCGAGTTCCTGGACCGCCAGGTCCACTCGATCGTGCCGCCGATGCTGCTGCTGATTCTGCTCCTGCTTCTCTCGATCGTGCTCAGGCGGACGTGGATCGCGGGCGCGGTCGTTCTCGCCGCCTTCACTCTCCTGACCCTGCCCGCCGCAGAGTACTGGTTCGATGCCATCGGCACGCTGGTATTCGTAGGCACCCTGCTGCTCTCGCTGACGCGGCTCGGGTTGCTCTCCACGACGGTCCTCTTCGCGGTCTACACCACACTTGCGGGAACGCTCCAAACCACCGATCTCTCCGCGTGGTACGCGTCGGGGACGATCCTCTCCGTGCTCTGGGTCGCCGCTCTCGCCGGGTTCGGATTCTACGTGGCCCTCGCCGGCCGGCCGGTCCTGGGGACCGGATGGCTGCCGGACTGA
- a CDS encoding c-type cytochrome, protein MRIMGRRLEARALVLVAAALLGAGSASAQIPDKFKNLQVLPRDISKADLIESMKQLTNALGVRCTYCHVGEEKAGAPPFQDFKFDSDDRAPKVTARAMMKMTADVNSKYLAEIKTGRDRKVQVTCMTCHHAVAIPQTIGDIVLDLVAEKGVATAEAKYRELRKQYEGRAAYDFGEFALHDVIRVLANKGQVDDAIVLEKMNVELHPDSSRAFFTLGELYAGKDDKAAAADAYRKALAISPDMEQAKKRLAEVTNAGS, encoded by the coding sequence ATGCGAATCATGGGACGCAGGCTGGAGGCACGAGCGCTGGTTCTCGTGGCGGCGGCGCTTCTCGGTGCCGGCTCCGCGAGCGCGCAGATCCCGGACAAGTTCAAGAACCTGCAGGTGCTGCCGAGGGACATCTCGAAAGCGGATCTCATCGAGTCGATGAAGCAGCTCACCAACGCCCTGGGCGTCCGGTGCACTTACTGCCACGTCGGCGAGGAGAAGGCCGGCGCGCCGCCGTTCCAGGATTTCAAGTTCGACTCCGACGACAGGGCGCCGAAGGTGACGGCCCGCGCCATGATGAAGATGACGGCGGACGTGAACTCGAAGTACCTCGCGGAGATCAAGACCGGACGCGACAGGAAGGTGCAGGTCACGTGCATGACGTGCCACCACGCCGTCGCGATCCCGCAGACGATCGGGGACATCGTGCTGGACCTCGTCGCCGAGAAAGGCGTCGCCACCGCCGAGGCGAAGTATCGCGAGCTGCGCAAGCAATACGAGGGGAGGGCCGCCTACGACTTCGGCGAGTTCGCGCTCCACGACGTCATCCGGGTTCTCGCCAACAAGGGGCAGGTCGACGACGCGATCGTCCTCGAGAAGATGAACGTCGAGCTCCACCCCGACTCGTCGCGCGCCTTCTTCACCCTCGGCGAGCTGTACGCCGGCAAGGACGACAAGGCCGCGGCGGCCGACGCGTACCGGAAGGCGCTCGCGATCAGCCCCGACATGGAGCAGGCGAAGAAGCGCCTCGCGGAGGTGACGAACGCGGGGAGCTGA
- a CDS encoding HAMP domain-containing histidine kinase, which produces MTIFRRRLESGWGSVFITSFLVLGLLLVAVLARLAYGASRSHRRVAEGVLTDYASLAAHELVRRAANEIGYNGCYPIITALRRVAAAPAGGALPEPSALAAPDDEALRRALTLAPSLFVLDAARNALAVSGAPLDAETLAWIRASLPAVAAAKPDLARSFTAARAKIGGRPRAFVIASAGPALVGFELEQGALRGFIDRAVTRGPLLPASLGDGHLTNDLLDVGVVDGEGGDLFRSGQGRGGILRARVPFGDAYGGVLEGAVAVVSIDPAAAPRLVIGGLPESQVPLLLALQGVAAGLVVAAIFLMARERALAAARAEFIARVSHELRTPLTQIRMFAETLLLDRARTDAERRRSLEIIDQEARRLGDLVENVLRFSRGERGDIHLAPRPRAVAPLVREIVSSFLPLARGRGVQVETRLDDAAVASLDDDAMRQVLINLLDNAVKYGPTGQRVVVGAERGGAGVRVWVEDEGPGVPEADRGRIWNRFERLARDRDRAVAGTGIGLTVVRDLVALHGGRAWVEPASGGGARFVVELPA; this is translated from the coding sequence ATGACGATCTTCCGGCGGCGGCTCGAATCGGGATGGGGTTCCGTCTTCATCACCTCCTTTCTCGTCCTGGGCCTCCTCCTCGTCGCCGTCCTCGCGCGCCTCGCCTACGGGGCCTCGCGTTCCCACCGCCGCGTCGCGGAAGGGGTCCTCACTGACTACGCCTCGCTCGCGGCGCACGAGCTGGTGCGGCGGGCCGCGAACGAAATCGGCTACAACGGCTGCTATCCGATCATCACCGCCCTCCGCCGCGTCGCCGCCGCGCCGGCGGGAGGTGCTCTCCCCGAGCCGTCCGCCCTCGCCGCCCCCGACGACGAGGCGCTGCGCCGCGCGCTCACGCTCGCCCCCTCGCTCTTCGTCCTCGATGCGGCGCGGAATGCGCTCGCGGTGAGCGGCGCGCCTCTCGATGCGGAGACCCTCGCGTGGATCCGCGCGAGCCTTCCCGCCGTCGCCGCCGCGAAGCCCGATCTCGCGCGGTCGTTCACCGCGGCGCGCGCGAAGATCGGCGGCCGCCCCCGCGCGTTCGTCATCGCCTCGGCGGGACCGGCGCTCGTGGGGTTCGAGCTCGAACAAGGAGCGCTGCGCGGCTTCATCGATCGCGCCGTGACGCGCGGCCCGCTGCTGCCGGCCTCGCTCGGGGACGGTCATCTGACGAACGATCTCCTCGACGTCGGCGTGGTCGACGGGGAGGGAGGTGATCTCTTCCGGTCGGGCCAGGGGAGGGGTGGAATCCTTCGAGCCAGGGTTCCTTTCGGCGACGCCTACGGCGGCGTCCTCGAAGGCGCCGTCGCCGTCGTCTCGATCGATCCGGCGGCCGCGCCGCGCCTCGTCATCGGCGGGCTCCCCGAATCACAGGTGCCCCTCCTCCTCGCGCTCCAGGGAGTGGCGGCGGGGCTCGTCGTCGCCGCCATATTCCTGATGGCGCGCGAGCGGGCGCTCGCGGCCGCGCGGGCGGAGTTCATCGCGCGCGTCTCGCACGAGCTCCGGACGCCGCTGACGCAGATCCGGATGTTCGCCGAGACGCTTCTCCTCGATCGCGCTCGGACCGACGCCGAGCGCCGGCGCTCGCTCGAGATCATCGATCAGGAGGCGCGGCGCCTCGGCGACCTCGTCGAGAACGTCCTCCGCTTCTCGCGCGGCGAGCGCGGGGACATCCACCTCGCGCCGCGCCCGCGCGCCGTCGCCCCGCTGGTGCGGGAGATCGTGTCGTCGTTCCTGCCGCTCGCGCGCGGGCGGGGCGTGCAGGTCGAGACGCGCCTCGACGACGCCGCCGTGGCGAGCCTCGACGACGACGCGATGCGCCAGGTCCTCATCAACCTCCTCGACAACGCGGTGAAGTACGGACCCACAGGCCAGCGGGTCGTGGTGGGCGCCGAGAGGGGGGGCGCGGGCGTGCGGGTGTGGGTGGAGGACGAGGGGCCGGGCGTGCCCGAGGCGGATCGCGGAAGGATCTGGAATCGCTTCGAGCGGCTCGCGCGCGATCGCGATCGCGCGGTGGCGGGAACGGGGATCGGCCTGACAGTCGTCCGCGATCTCGTGGCCCTCCACGGCGGGCGCGCGTGGGTCGAGCCGGCGAGCGGTGGCGGCGCGCGTTTCGTCGTCGAGCTGCCCGCATGA
- a CDS encoding response regulator transcription factor: MKRILVIEDNDDLAFGLRNNLEVEGYEIAVERDGRSGRERARTWRPDLVILDLMLPGMDGFRLLRSMREARDTTPILILTARGEEADKVRGLRLGADDYVTKPFGLLELLARVEALLRRAGAGGDDGVRRFGDVEVNPSHRTVTRSGKAVDLAPKELDLLLALLRHDEAVVSRLDLLHEVWGYSADVVSRTVDTHVAELRRKLEEDPANPRHILTARKAGYRLKR, from the coding sequence ATGAAGCGCATCCTCGTCATCGAGGACAACGACGACCTCGCCTTCGGCCTCCGGAACAACCTCGAGGTGGAAGGGTACGAGATCGCCGTCGAGAGGGACGGCCGATCGGGCCGGGAGCGGGCGCGGACGTGGCGCCCCGATCTCGTCATCCTCGACCTGATGCTCCCCGGCATGGACGGCTTCCGCCTGCTGCGCTCGATGCGCGAGGCGCGGGACACGACGCCGATCCTGATCCTGACGGCCCGGGGCGAGGAGGCGGACAAGGTGCGAGGGCTCCGCCTGGGCGCCGACGACTACGTGACGAAGCCCTTCGGCCTCCTCGAGCTCCTCGCGCGGGTCGAGGCGCTGCTGCGGCGGGCCGGAGCCGGCGGCGACGACGGCGTGCGACGCTTCGGCGACGTCGAGGTCAACCCCTCGCACCGCACCGTCACGCGCTCGGGCAAGGCCGTCGATCTCGCGCCGAAGGAGCTCGATCTCCTCCTCGCCCTGCTGCGCCACGACGAGGCCGTCGTCTCGCGCCTGGATCTCCTGCACGAGGTGTGGGGATACTCCGCCGACGTCGTGTCGCGCACGGTCGACACCCACGTCGCCGAGCTGCGGCGCAAGCTGGAGGAGGATCCGGCCAACCCGCGGCACATCCTCACCGCCCGGAAGGCCGGCTACCGTCTCAAGAGATGA
- a CDS encoding glycosyltransferase family 4 protein produces the protein MRRILLVPDLAAERWPSMDRYAARVAEHLTREAPDLEIALSTAIPGFPPEDGAGRSGPPQFPRGALPALGQVGRYGARYLTYPRKVGAERADLVHVLDHSYAHIVHSVKRGPRVVTVHDLFPVMTVERGDTGMRERIRDRLLGRVLSGLRGADAWIVATEWLRGGLAEWLGHDERIHVIPFGVDDDFFAAPAEPRESIRRRLGLPSGAFTVLHVGNVAPRKNLPGVIAAVHGLRAAGLDAWLLRVGDALTRDQQADVEARGIADRVRALGAASESDLRAAYRAADVLLFPSHYEGFGFPVLEAMACGLPVVTSGLGGLVEAAGEAAVVVGDQDVNLCVTALRRVAAEPAWREQVIARGREHARRFRWAATARRTADLYRSLL, from the coding sequence GTGCGCAGAATCCTCCTCGTCCCCGACCTTGCCGCCGAGCGGTGGCCCTCGATGGATCGCTACGCGGCGCGGGTGGCGGAACATCTGACGCGCGAGGCGCCGGACCTCGAGATCGCGCTCTCGACGGCGATCCCGGGGTTCCCTCCCGAGGACGGCGCCGGCCGGTCCGGCCCCCCCCAATTCCCGCGCGGCGCGCTGCCGGCCCTCGGTCAGGTCGGGCGCTACGGCGCCCGGTATCTCACCTACCCACGAAAGGTCGGAGCGGAGCGCGCGGATCTGGTGCACGTGCTCGACCATTCCTACGCGCACATCGTGCACTCGGTGAAGCGCGGGCCGCGGGTCGTCACCGTGCACGACCTCTTTCCCGTGATGACGGTCGAGCGCGGCGACACCGGGATGCGCGAGCGCATTCGCGATCGCTTGCTGGGCCGGGTGCTGTCGGGATTGCGCGGCGCGGACGCCTGGATCGTGGCCACCGAGTGGCTCCGGGGAGGGCTCGCCGAATGGCTGGGCCACGACGAGCGGATCCACGTCATCCCCTTCGGCGTGGACGATGATTTCTTCGCTGCGCCAGCGGAGCCGCGGGAGTCGATCCGGCGCCGGCTCGGTCTCCCTTCGGGCGCGTTCACGGTGCTGCACGTCGGGAACGTCGCCCCGCGGAAGAATCTGCCGGGGGTGATCGCGGCGGTCCACGGGTTGCGGGCCGCGGGGTTGGACGCGTGGCTGCTCCGGGTGGGGGATGCGCTCACGCGGGACCAGCAGGCCGATGTCGAGGCGCGGGGAATCGCGGATCGGGTTAGGGCTCTCGGGGCGGCCAGCGAGTCGGATCTGCGCGCGGCCTACCGCGCGGCGGACGTCCTCCTCTTTCCGTCCCACTACGAAGGGTTTGGCTTCCCCGTCCTGGAGGCGATGGCCTGCGGTCTGCCGGTCGTCACGTCCGGTCTCGGGGGCCTGGTCGAGGCCGCGGGGGAGGCCGCGGTCGTCGTCGGCGATCAGGATGTGAATCTGTGCGTGACCGCGCTGCGCCGCGTGGCCGCGGAGCCCGCGTGGCGCGAGCAGGTGATCGCCCGCGGCCGGGAGCACGCGCGACGATTCCGGTGGGCCGCAACCGCGCGGCGGACGGCGGACCTCTATCGGAGTCTGCTGTGA
- a CDS encoding glycosyltransferase, which yields MSPGASPLRVTAITASAQLGGTERVLIDFAALARENGIELRVLSPRDGPLIAALSRFEVEADVVPGPAFLLPFQPNVELAYPEFDLSLHYSLRPEPFGRVILESMACGVPVIAAAEGGPLEIQGAAGARGETPEGWLAPPRDAGALAATLRRALSISPEARAAMGSAARARAESHFSAPEFARGVAGVLARAAQRNG from the coding sequence GTGAGCCCGGGGGCTTCCCCGCTGAGAGTCACCGCAATCACCGCCTCCGCTCAGCTCGGCGGGACGGAGCGCGTGCTGATCGACTTCGCGGCCCTTGCCCGAGAGAACGGCATCGAGCTGCGCGTGCTCTCGCCCCGCGACGGTCCGCTCATCGCCGCCCTGTCCCGGTTCGAAGTCGAAGCCGACGTCGTTCCCGGCCCGGCCTTCCTGCTTCCCTTCCAGCCGAACGTGGAGCTTGCGTACCCCGAATTCGATCTCTCCCTTCACTACTCGCTCCGCCCCGAGCCCTTCGGACGCGTGATCCTGGAGAGCATGGCGTGCGGCGTTCCCGTCATCGCCGCGGCCGAGGGAGGGCCGCTCGAGATCCAGGGCGCGGCCGGCGCGAGGGGAGAGACGCCGGAAGGATGGCTCGCGCCCCCGCGCGACGCGGGAGCCCTCGCGGCGACGCTGAGGCGCGCGCTCTCGATCTCGCCCGAGGCCCGCGCGGCCATGGGAAGCGCGGCGCGGGCGCGGGCCGAGTCGCACTTCTCCGCGCCCGAGTTCGCCCGAGGGGTCGCGGGGGTCCTGGCGCGCGCGGCGCAGCGGAACGGATAG
- a CDS encoding cobalamin B12-binding domain-containing protein gives MPSIGNLICVTPRDSYVVDAPPARNGLLGRLERLTGPFLRSPGIGFPYIVGFLRQNGLLPADCRVVVQHDKIEGPTPFETILSRKADLSRGDMDVVMITAYSNSAREAYRRAREARRAFEEAGRKVAILFGGSHASAVPDEGTRHGHVDATVVGEGEWAVAEILADLHAGRDLKPVYNAGFQRIRDRGTLRIDMDIWQGLDPAPQQLLGSATFARGCKLDCHFCAVKIVNGPLVRNRDAEDVVDELNRQNGRFTRDTISEAPPGAFNAFLKLATRLPGLRGSRGETLVRNLGPGSTKRFFFWDDNLYNAAGALEHLFEAIRPLGRTWSAQLTIDMADKPHLLKMAYDAGCRELFLGIESINQGSLGALDKWSNEAASMTERLRRVHDAGIKVMGAFVFGLDEDDATVFDRTLEFVRRHGVDYITANIIQPYPGTGTFDDAVAAGDLLPCTACPEDSDVSMDYNWPLFDGGHVLIRPKRMTEDELQDGYLTFLKESYSLRGIVRRYDAAPASSRTGLVHHLVSNYLMSRYSMAKTAHALKSKLARRPVARAEGGPANAPLAAPTLSRVGEGDVSR, from the coding sequence ATGCCTTCGATTGGAAATCTGATCTGCGTCACCCCGCGTGATTCCTACGTCGTCGATGCGCCGCCGGCGCGGAATGGCCTTCTCGGCCGCCTCGAGCGCCTGACGGGGCCGTTCCTCCGAAGCCCCGGCATCGGCTTTCCGTACATCGTGGGCTTTCTCCGGCAGAACGGGCTGCTCCCCGCGGATTGCCGCGTCGTCGTGCAGCACGACAAGATCGAAGGGCCGACGCCGTTCGAGACGATCCTGAGCCGCAAGGCCGATCTCTCGCGCGGCGACATGGACGTCGTGATGATCACGGCCTACAGCAACTCGGCGCGCGAGGCGTACCGCCGGGCGCGCGAGGCTCGGCGGGCCTTCGAGGAGGCGGGGCGCAAGGTGGCGATCCTCTTCGGGGGCTCGCACGCCTCGGCGGTCCCCGACGAGGGGACGCGCCACGGGCACGTGGACGCGACCGTGGTGGGTGAAGGGGAGTGGGCCGTCGCCGAGATCCTGGCGGACCTGCACGCGGGTCGCGATCTGAAGCCCGTCTACAACGCCGGCTTCCAGCGCATCCGCGATCGCGGGACGCTGCGCATCGACATGGACATCTGGCAGGGGCTCGACCCCGCGCCGCAGCAGCTTCTCGGTTCGGCGACCTTCGCGCGGGGGTGCAAGCTCGACTGCCACTTTTGCGCCGTGAAGATCGTGAACGGCCCCCTCGTTCGCAATCGCGACGCCGAGGACGTGGTCGACGAGCTGAACCGGCAGAACGGACGCTTCACGCGCGACACGATCTCAGAGGCGCCGCCGGGGGCCTTCAACGCTTTCCTGAAGCTGGCCACGCGGCTGCCGGGTCTTCGCGGTTCCCGGGGTGAGACCCTCGTGCGCAACCTCGGCCCGGGGTCCACGAAGCGCTTCTTCTTCTGGGACGACAACCTCTACAACGCCGCCGGCGCCCTCGAGCACCTCTTCGAGGCGATCCGGCCCCTCGGGCGCACGTGGTCGGCGCAGCTCACGATCGACATGGCCGACAAGCCGCATCTGCTCAAGATGGCCTACGACGCGGGATGCCGGGAGCTCTTCCTCGGGATCGAATCGATCAACCAGGGGAGCCTCGGGGCCCTCGACAAGTGGTCGAACGAGGCCGCGTCCATGACCGAGCGGCTGAGGCGCGTGCACGACGCGGGGATCAAGGTGATGGGGGCGTTCGTCTTCGGCCTCGACGAGGACGACGCCACCGTCTTCGATCGCACGCTCGAGTTCGTGAGGCGCCACGGCGTCGACTACATCACCGCCAACATCATCCAGCCCTACCCGGGGACGGGCACCTTCGACGACGCGGTCGCCGCGGGCGATCTTCTTCCGTGCACCGCGTGCCCCGAGGACTCCGACGTCTCGATGGACTACAACTGGCCCCTATTTGACGGAGGCCACGTGCTGATCCGCCCGAAGCGGATGACAGAGGACGAGCTGCAGGACGGCTACCTGACGTTCCTCAAGGAGTCGTACTCCCTCCGCGGGATCGTGCGGCGCTACGACGCGGCCCCCGCCTCGAGCCGCACGGGGCTCGTGCACCACCTCGTCTCGAACTACCTCATGAGCCGCTACAGCATGGCGAAGACGGCCCACGCGCTGAAGAGCAAGCTCGCACGCAGGCCCGTTGCGAGGGCCGAGGGGGGCCCGGCGAATGCGCCGCTCGCGGCGCCGACCCTCTCCCGCGTCGGAGAAGGAGATGTCTCCCGGTAA